The genomic window CACGTCGTGGCCCGCGCCGAACACGACCACCTCGGGCGGAGGACGAACCGCGTCGACGAACACCTCGACCTCCCCGTCGGGCGTGTCGACGCTTCTGATATCGCTGCCGCCCTCGGAGAGGAGTCGCTCGGCGTCCGCGCGGATCGCGTCGGCGATTCCCGATGGCAACTCCCCTTCGAAGGAGCCGCCGGTGTAGACGCTCCGCGTCGCTGTCGGAAGCGGGCCGTCGACGACCGTCGCCGTCGCGACCGGTTCCCCGCGCTCTCGGGCAGCGACAACGGGCTCGTACTCGTCGCCCAGCGGTTCGAGGAGGACCGTGATCACCCCGTTACAGCCGACACCCATACCCCACACGTCATCGTCGCCGGTCAGATCCCACGTCTCGACGCGCGCCGCTCCCGCCGCCAGCACGTCGCGTGCGAGGTCGCGGACCTCGTCCTCAAGGCAGCCGGCGGTGATGCTTCCCGCGCCGCCGTCCGGACGGATCAGCATCTTCGCGCCGGGGCGTCGATACGCGCTCCCCTCGACGGCGATGACGGTCGCGAGGACGGCGTCGTCGCCGGCTTCGAGGGCGGCGCCGATCCGGTCGAACAGCTCCGTCTCCGGGAGGCTCCACTCGTTCGTATTCATGGTCATGCAGTGTCTCGACGGGCCCGCCCGACCCCCCGTCGTGGGTCGTATTCGTAGCCGATACGCCCGCCCAGTCCGTGGCGACGGAGTTGCCGGCCGACCTCCACGAGGTCGGCGGCGGTGCCGAACGCGAACAGCCCGTCCACGAACGGTCGCGCACGCGACATCCCGCGCGCTGTCGGCTCGTACGTCGACGACGCCGCCAGCGGGTTGAGCCAGACGATCCCGGCGGTCCGTCGCGAGAGCGTCGCGAGGACGCGAGAGAGTTCGTCCGCGTCGCCCATCTCCAGCCCGTCGCTCACGACGAACACGACCGTTCGTCGGTCGAACGCTTCCGGGGCTGTCTCGAGGATCTCGCCGATCGAGGCGCCGATCCGGGTCCCGCCGCCCCACTCGGTTTCGGCGCGTTCGAGCGCGGCCAGCGCCGCCCCGGGCGTGGGCTCGTCGAAGGCGGCCGACACTTCCCGAGCTGTCTCGTCGAAGAAGACGATCCGGCAGTGCCGCCATTCGGCCTTTGCGCGCCTGAGCGTCGCGAGCAGGACCGACCGATCGACCGTGTCGAGCACCGACCGGCTCACGTCGACAAGCCAGACGGCCCGAACGTCGTTCGGAACACGCTCGCGCTTCGGGAGCGACACGACGGTCCCGCCCGTCCCGACGCTCGTCCGAAGCGAGCGACGGACGTCGACACGCTCGTCGCCGGGGCGCCACCGGCGACCGCGAAGTGACTCCAACCCACGGGTCAACTCCGCGACCGCCTCACCCACCTCCGGCTCGGCGTCGACGGCGCCCGACACCGGATCCGGACTGCCCGTCGGGCTGTACCACGCGCGATCGACGCGTTCGGCGTCGTCGTCATCGTCGCCGTCAGCGCCCGAAACGGTCGCTCCGAGCGATGCCCTTGCGACGGCCGAGGGATCGGGGTCCACGTCGCCGGCGGTGTCCGCGGCCGCCCCGGTCGCGTCAGCGTCCGGGTCCTCAGCAGGGGCACCCTCGCCCATCGGCGCCAGCGCCCCCTCGGGACCGTCCTCCGCCGCCGTCCGGGGCGCCGGCCCTGCGGGGTTGAGGCCGGCTGTGAGCCGACGCCAGAACTCGCGAAACTGACGGTCGAACGTCTCGATCGACTCGGGGTCGGAGACGAGACACGCCCGGAGCGCCGCCCGCGCGGTCCCCTCGTCGTCGAACCCGACCTCGACGAGCGCGCGGGCCGCGGTCGTCCCCGCGTTTGCCGGAACCGCCACTCCCGCGCGCCGGAGCGCCCGGACGAAGCGGACGAGTTCCTCGCGCACGTGGTCCCGGGCGGCGCGGAACGCCGGCGTGTCCCCCGAACCGAACTCCGGACCCTCGTCAACGCGGTCCGCGTCGGTCCCGTCGAAACCACCGTCGTCGTCGGGAATCACGTGGTCACCTCCGCTCGAGCGTCGGCGGCGGCCTCGACGAGCGTCTCGAGCAGCGACTCGTCGACGCGCTCGATGTCCTCGACTTCCTTGAGCAGGCAGCCGAGCGTCTCCTCGACCTCCTCGGGCGTCAGCGGCTCGGTGTCGTCGTTCCGGAGCGCGGCGACGGCGCGGGCCCAGTCGATCGTCTCGGCGGCACCCGGGGGCTTGCGCAGCGGCTCCTCCCGGATGCGCGCGGCCATCGCGCACAGTTCGGCGGCGACGGCGCCGTCCAGCTCGGGCACCTTCCGTTCGAGGATGGCTCGCTCCTTCTCCATGGACGGCGGCGAGACGTGGAGGAACAGACAGCGGCGCTTGAGTGCGTCGCTCAGCGACCGGGTCCGGTTCGAGGTGATGATCACGACCGGCGGCGTCTCCGCGCTGATCGTGCCGAGTTCGGGCACGGACACCTGAAAGTCGCTCAGTACCTCCAACAGCAGCGCCTCGAACTCCTCGTCGGCCCGGTCGACCTCGTCGATCAGCAGGACCGGCGGCGTGTCGCCGTCGCCACGCAGCGCGCGCAACAGCGGCCGTTCGAGCAGGTACTCCTCCGCGAACACCGAGGCGTCGTCGTCGCCCGACTGCACCGCGAGCAGTTGTTTCGTGTAGTTCCACTCGTACAGCGCGCTCTCGGCGGTCAGCCCCTCGTAACACTGCAGTCGCACGAGGTCGGTGTCGAAGCCCGCCGCGAGCACCTTCGCCAACTCCGTCTTGCCCGCGCCGGGCTCTCCCTCCACGAGGAGCGGCTTGCCCAACCGGAGCGCGAGCAACACGGTCGTCACGACGTCGTCCTCGGCGACATACGACTGTTCGTCGAACAGCCCCCGAAGGCGCTCGTCGGTCACGTCGGCGAAGACCGTCGGCCGTCTCTCGCTCATCTGATATCGTGTTCGGAATACATGGTGAACTGGATGGCTGCGTGACCCCCGGCCCGCGTGCGTGCCCACGGTCGCGGACCGGGGTGAGCCACGTCAGTCGGCCGCCCGCGGCGTCGCCGTGTCGGCGGCCGCCGCGAGCGCACGTTTCGTGTACGCTTCGAGCAGCGTTGCGCGGAACTCCGCCGACGCCTGCAGGTCGCTCATCATCATCATCTCGTCGACCTCGTCGGTCGCGACCGACGCCGCCACCTCGACCGCGTCGTCGTCGAGCGTCGAGCCCACGAGGGCCTCCTCGACGGGTTCCAGCCGGACGCCGTGATCGAGCACGCCGTTTGCGCCGACGCGCGCGCCGGTGACGGTGTCACCGTCGGTCTCGATGAGCGCGGCGACGCCGACCATCGCGTACCCGGAGGAGGGCGACGGCTTCTTGGCGTACGCCCCCGCCGCGTCGGCGGCCGACGGGATCTCGACGCGCGTGACGAGTTCCCCGGGATCCAGCGCCGTGGCGTACATCCCGAAGAAGTAGTCGTCGATCGGGATCTCGCGTTCCCCGTCCGGCCCCTCGGCGACGACGGTCGCGTCCGACGCCAGCGCCGCCCCGGGGAGGTCGGAGGCCGGGTCCGCGTGCGCGAGGTTGCCGCCGACGGTGCCGCGGTTTCTGACCTGCTCGTCGCCGACCTGCTCCACCGCGGCGGTGAACGCCGGGGCGTGTTCGTGGGCGGCATCCACGTCGAGCAGGTCGCTGTAGGTCGTCATCGCGCCGATCGACAGCGTGTCGCCCTCGACGGAGACGCCGTGGAGCGCGTCGATCCCGCTCACGTCGATGAGCACGTCAGGGCTGGATAGCCCGCTTTTCATCGCCGGGAGCAGGCTGTGTCCGCCCGCGAGCAGTTCCGTCTCAGCGTCCGAGTGCTCGTCGAGCAACTCCAGCGCCTCGGGGACGCTCTCGGCCGCGTAGTAGTCGAACTCGTCGGGGAACATCAGCGCTCACCCCCGTCGGCCGCGTCGGCGTCCGGGTCGTCCATTGTGTCGGCATCTGCGCCGTCGACGGGTTCCCCTCCGTCGGCGGTCGCGCCCTCGTTGACGGCCTTCCAGACCCGCTCGGGCGTCATCGGCATCTCCACGCCCTCGACGCCGAAGGGCTCCAGCGCGTCCGTGACCGCGTTGACGACGGCTTGCGGCGCGGCGATGGTGCCGGCCTCGCCGACGCCTTTCACCCCGAGCGGGTTGTGCGGGCTCGGCGTGACGGTCGACTCGGTCGTCATCTCGGGGATGTGTTCGGCTTTCGGCACGGCGTAGTCCTGCAACGACCCCGTGACTAGCGTTCCGTTGTCGTCGTACTCGGCACCCTCGTACAGCGCCTGGCCGACGCCCTGCGCGATGCCGCCGTGGACCTGTCCCTCGACGATCTTGGGGTTGATCTGGTTGCCCACGTCGTCGACGGCGACGTACTTCTCGAAGGAGATCTCGCCGGTCTCGGGGTCGACCTCGACGATCGCGGCGTGCGTCCCGAACGGGAACACGAAGTTGTCCGGATCGTAGAAGGACGTGGCCTCCAGTCCCGGCTCCGTGTCCTCGGGCATGTCGTGAGCGAGGTACGACTGCGTCGCGACCTCCTGGATCGTCATGCCGCGCTCGGGCGCGCCGGCGACTGTGAACTCGCCCTCCGCGAACTCGATGTCCTCGGGGTCGGCCTCCAGCTGGTGGGCTGCGATCTCTTTCGCCTTGTCCACCACCTTCCGGGCGCTCATCACGAGCGAACTCCCGCCGACCGCGGCCGAGCGCGAGCCGTACGTCCCCATCCCGTGGGGGATCTCGTCGGTGTCGCCCTCGACGATCTCCACGTCGTCGTAGTCGACACCGAGCTCGTTGGCGACGATCTGCGCGTACGTCGTCGAGTGGCCCTGTCCGTGCCCCGACGTGCCACAGAAGGCGGTGACGGTGCCCGATGGGTGAAAGCGCACGACGCTCGACTCCCACAGCCCGGCCTGCGCGCCGAGCTGCCCGGCGAGTTCGGAGGGTGCGAGCCCACAGGCTTCGATGTAGCAGGAGAAGCCGATCCCGATGTAGCGACCCTCCTCGCGTGCCTCCTGTTGACGCTCGCGGAAGTTCTCGTAATCCAGGAGGTCCAGCGCCTCGTTCATCGGCTTCTCGTACTCGCCGCTGTCGTAGACGACGGCGACCTCCGTCTCGTAGGGGAACGCGTCGTCCGGGACGAAGTTCCGCTTCCGGAACTCCACCGGGTCCATCCCGATCTCGTTGGCCGCGCGGTTCATCAGCCGCTCGACGAGGAACGACGCCTCCGGGCGGCCGGCGCCGCGGTAGGCGTCCACCGGCGGAACGTTCGTGAACGCGCCGGTGACGTGGCCGTAGATCGCGGGGATGTCGTACTGGCCCGACAGGAGCGTGCCGTACAGGTACGTCGGCACCGCAGGCGCGAACGTAGAGAGGTACGCGCCGAGGTTGGCGCGAGTGTCGACCCGGAGGCCGATCACGTCGCCCTCGTCGTTCATCGCGATCTCCGCGTTTGTCTCGTGGCCGCGACCGGGCGCGTCCGTGAGGTACGTCTCCGAGCGCGTCGCCGTCCACTTGATCGGGCGTTCGAGGAGCTTCGAACACCACGAAACGAGCGCCTCGTCGCCGTAGTGGTGGATCTTCGAGCCGAACCCGCCGCCGACCTCCGGCGCCGTGATGCTGAGCTTGTGCTCGGGGTGGCCGATCACCCCCGACATGAGCAGGCGGTGAAGGTGGGGGTTCTGCGTCGTCATGAACACGTCCAGCTCGTCGGTCCCCGGGCTGTAGTCGGCGACCGCCGCCCGCGGCTCCATCGCGTTCGGGATCACGAGTTGGTTCGTGATGTCGATGCTCGTGGTGTGCGCGGCCGACTCGAACGCCTCGGCGGTCCTCTCCTCGTCGCCGATCTCCCAGTCGAACGCGACGTTGCTCTCGGCGTCGTCGTGGAGCTCCGGGGCGTCCTCGTCGAGCGCCTCGTCGGGGTTGGTCACCGCGTCGAGACGGTCGTAGTCCACGTCTACGGCCTTCGCCGCGTCGGCCGCCTGGTAGCGATCCTCCGCAACGACGACCGCGATGGCGTCGCCCTGATAGCGGACGTGGTCCTTCGCGAGGATCGGGTGAGAGACGTTGTTGAGGCTCGGGAGGAGCCAGCCCGTCGGTAGCTCGAAGGAGCCGCCACCGGGCGTGTCCTCGCGGTGGAGGTCGTCGTGGGTGTACACGCCGATCACGCCCGACATCTCCTCGGCCTCGCTCGTGTCCACGCCCTCGATTCGGGCGTGGCCGTATCGACTGCGCACGACCGACATGTGTGCCATATCGGCCAGCTGAATGTCGTCTGTGTACTCCGCGTCACCGGTGATGAGTGCCGGGTCCTCCCGTCGTTCGATGGCCGAGCCCAGGATGTCGGCCGCGGTCACCTCGTCGGGGTCGAGCGACTCGATGCTCATCGCGAGTCACCTCCGCCTGCGGTGTCGAACTCGTCCGCACAGCCACAGCCCCCCGGCGCGTCGCAGGCGTCGACGACCGTCCCGCCGTCGGTCGCGGGCCCGTCGCCGGCGCTGCCGCCCCCGTCTCGGGTGCCGCCGTCGGCGACGGCGCCCGATCCCATCGACTCGGCGGCGTTCTGGACGGCGTTGACGATGTTCTGATAGCCGGTGCATCGACAGAGGTTCCCCTCCAGCCCCTCGCGGATCTCCTCTCGCGTGGGGTTCGGGTTCTCCTTGAGGATCTCCACGGAGGTCATCATCATGCCGGGCGTGCAGTAGCCGCACTGGAGCCCGTGTTCCTCCTGGAACGCCCGCTGGATGGCGTGCATCTCGCCGCCATCCGAGAGTCCTTCGACGGTCGTGATCTCGGCGCCGTCGGCCTGGACCGCCAGCGCGGTGCAGGACTTGACCGCTTCGCCGTCCATCTCGACCGTACATGCGCCACAGAGGCTGCTCTCGCAGCCGATGTTCGTTCCCGTGTACCCCAGCTCGTCGCGCAGCGCGTGTGCGAGCAGGGTCCGTGCCTCGACCGTCAGGTCGTGTTCCGTGCCGTTGACCGTGAGTGTGATGTCGTGTTCCGTCATGAGGAGTCGGCGGAAGACCGCCCGAGTAGTCGATCGACGATACCCCTGTCCTCCCCCTCGTCGTCCTCGTCGGGGTCGGGTGTGTCCGCGTCCGACAGTTGGAGGTCGCGCAGCGTCGACTGTACCCCGGAGAAGAACCGCTTCACGATGCGGTTGGCGACGGGGTTGATGACGCGCTGGCCCATCCCGGCGACCTTGCCGAACACGTCGGCCTCCGTCTCCCACTCGACGGCGACGCCGCCGTCGTCCGTCTCGTGGAGTTCCATGCCGGAGGACATCTCGAAGGAGCTGTCGCCGGACGTTCCCTCTCCGGAGGCGTGCATCCGCGGCTGATCGCGCTCGTCGATACGCACTACCGTCTCGAAGGTCGGGTTCACCGGCCCGACGCTCACCTGTACCAGCCCGGCGTACCACTCGCCCTCGCGGAACGCCCGCTCGGCGATCGTCTCCGGGTCGCCCGTCAGTTCCTCCTCGCGCTCGCTCGCCCGCTCGGAGAGCTCCTCGAAGTCCACGTCGTCGCTCTCGACGTGTAACAGGAACTCACAGCCGGGGAGGGAGTCGGCGATCAACACCGGGTCCGACAGCGCGAGCCACACCTCCTCGACGGTCGTGTCCTCCAACTCGAAGGTGCCGTTGAAGTTCATCCGTTGTACCCTACCTCCGCCGTGTGCGTGTTAGACACATACATATGATACCGCGACTATGTTAGCATAAGTGTTTGCAATAATGAGGTAGTTTGGAAAAATGTGCCTACTATCAATTACATCCATCGCAACGGAGAAACTGTATTCGAGAACATTCCGACCGAATATCCGGGGATCGCATGGTCGGTGTCGGAAACACGACCGGGGACGGACCCGATGTCGCGGGTGCGACGCCGATGAGTGACCCGGTCGATCGGGAGACAGCAGTGAGTCGTCTCCGGTCGTGGTTCCGATCACACGATCCCGCCGGTACAGCCGCACAGATCGGCGCCGCCGAGATAGCCGGTCGGACCGTCGCCGAACCCGTCGTCGCCCCCGCCGACGTTCCGGCGCGACCGTTCGCGACGATGGACGGCTTCGCGCTCGCGAGCGACGACACGCAGCCGCGACCCGTCGAGGGTGGCGTCGCTCCCGAGGACGATCCGGAGGGTCTGACCGCCGGAGCGGCCGTTCGGATCGCGACCGGCGCCCCGTTGCCGGACGGCGCCGACGCGGTCGTGCCGGTCGAGGCGTCGACCGTCGTCGATGGCGCGCTCACGACCGACGCACCCGCTCCCGGGACGAACGTCTTTCCCTCCGGGGCGACCGCCGCAGCCGGTGACACGCTGTTCGAGGCCGGCGAACGACTCTCCCCGCGACACGCCTCGCTACTCGCCGACGTGGGGATCGACCGGGTCGCGGTCCGCCCGAGACGTTCGGCGGCCGTCCTCGCGACGGGGACGGAGATCGCGGCGGGCGAACAGCCCGACCGCGACTCGGCGATGCTGGCGAACGTGCTCCGGCGGTGGGGCTGTGACCCGGCCGTTCTCGATCCGGTTCCCGACGACGCGGGGCGTGTCGCCGACGCGATCGCCGAGGCGGCCGACCGGTTCGACTTCGTCGTCACCGCCGGCGGAACGAGCGTGGGCGCGGGCGACCACGTCGGCGCGGCGCTGGCCGACACCGATCGCCTCGGCGGCGACCTCCTGTTCGACGCCGTCGCGCTCCGCCCAGGACGCCCGACCACGGCGGCCGTCGTCGACGGGACGCTCGTCTGTGCGTTCCCCGGAAAGCCGCTGGCGGCCCACAAGGCGGCGACGCTCGTGCTACGCCCGGCGATGACCGGCGAGCATGGGACGGCGACGGTGTCCGCGACCGCTGCCTCTTTCGTTGACCTCCCCGACGGACCGGGTGCGTACGCGGTGCCGGTCCACCTGCGCGACGGGCGGGCCGTCCCCGCGGGCCAGGGGACCGATTCGGCATCTCTGTACGAGACGCGGTTTCGACCAGGACGCGTCTCCTCGAGCACGCGGTGCACGCTCGCCGACGGTCTCGCCGTCCGCGAAGAGCCCATCGAACGCGGCGAACCGGTCGCCGTCACGCCGTACGAGGTGATAGAGTGACCGACCGAGCGGAGCTTCCCGTCGTGGATCCGGACGAGCTCGGTTTGTCTGGGGACGCCCGGGAAACCGCCGACCGACCAACCGTTGGCGGGGTCGTGCTCGCGGCGGGAACGAGTAGCCGCTTCGGCGACGAGAACAAACTGCTGGCTCAGATCAACGAGAAGCCGTTGGTGCGACATGCGGTGGGAACGCTCGTCGACAGCGGTCTCGATCCCGTCGTCGTCGTCACCGGTTACGAGGCGGCGGCCGTCGGCGCCGCCGTCGACGCCGGCCCGGTCTCGGTCGTTACGACACCCGAGTACACGGAGGGGCAGTCTGCCTCGGTGCGCGCCGGTGCGAACGCGATGGCCGACGCCCAGGTTGACGCGGCTGTCTTCCTCCCGGGCGACATGCCGTTCGTCGACCCGTCGACCGTTCGAGCGCTGGTCGACGCGTACGTCGCCGGCGCGGGCGACGCCCTCGCGTCTGCGTACCGCGGCCGGCGAGGGAATCCGGTGCTGTTCGACCGCCGGCACTTCGACGCGCTCCGGGCGCTCGAGGGGGACGTAGGCGGTCGGGAGGTCTTGATCGGAAGCGACGACGCAGCGCTCGTCGCCGTCGCCGATCGGGGCGTGAGGATCGACATTGACACGAAGGCGACGCTCCGAGATCACCGGTGACCGACCGGGTGGGCCGTCGGATCCCGCCGCCTCCAGGGGTAGTTTACTCCCGCGTCGCGTCGGGGCCCGTGGAACGTGCGCCCTCGCGGTCCAACAGCGGCGAGTCGGGGTTCGCACAGCCCTCGCGACCGCACACGCCGGCGTCGTCACCTGCGCGCTCCACGCCGGGCGGGAGTCCGCCGATGTACCAGTCGACGGTGTGGGCCGTCTCGCGCTCGTGCTCGTCGAGCGCCGTCCGCGCGGCTCGAAGCGACCCGAACGTCTCCTCGTAGGAACACTCGTCACAGCGAACGAGGACGGCCGTCGACATACCGCCCCATTCGTGGTCGGTCGTTGTAAGTCACATCATCGATGTCGCACCTCCCTCCGAGCCGACCGTCGGACTCTCCGCCGGCGGGTAGGGTAACGTGACAGCAAGTGATCTCATCAATTATCCATCGGTCCCCGAACGTACGAGCCATGACGGGAGACCGGTTCGACTCGGAGGGGGAGAGTCTCGCCCGGAAATCGGCGGCGCCGCTGGTGCCGCAGCGAACTGTCTGCCCCGACTTCGTGTTCGAGGCGCTGAACGACAGGCGGCGGCGGGTCGTCTGTCGGATGCTCGCCGAGGAGGGCGACCAGGACGTGACGAGACTCGCGGCGAGCGTGGCCGCGAGCGAACGCCAGTTGGCAAGTCCCGCGGAGTCGGTCGACAGGTGCGAACAGCTGTACACCGCTCTCTACCACCAGCACGTTCCCAAGTTGGCGTCGATGAAAGTCATCTCGTTCGACCGTGAGGAGGGGACCGTCTCACCCGGGGAACGGTTCGGGCCCGTCGTCGACGCGCTGGGTGCCGTCGAGACCGCCCTGGACTGTTCTGACGCCGTCGAACGGGGGCGAATGGATGGATGAATCGGGCGCGCCGACCGACGTGCCGGCGCGAGTCACGTGGCGGGATCGGGAGTGGACGCGGACCGCGCGGCGACGGTACGATCCGGAGGCGAGCGCCGATCTCTCGAACGTGATCGCGGCGACGATCGCCGACGCCGGCGACGTGGTCCCCACCGGGTTACCCGGGCCACCGCTGTACGAGTGCATCGACATCGATGCGGTCACCCGGTTCGTCGAGAACGGCGGGAACCCCGGCGCGGGCCGCCGCGACTCCGTCAGGTTCGGTCACGACGGTTCGCTGGTCGAGGTTCGGGCCGACGGGTGGGTCAGCGTGTTCGCGCCGATCGACGACGCGGACTGACGGGCGGGCGCGAGGATCGCGACCGGGCGATAGACCGGTGCCGAGGATCGGACCGCGAGTGCATGCCCGACTGCGATCGTCCAGTCGACCGTATTTCGACGGCGGGCTTTTGGTGTCCCGACACCTCGTCGCGTCCGATGAACGTCGCAATCGTCACCGTCGGTGACGAGGTGCTCGCCGGGGAGACGACGAACACGAACGCCTCGTGGCTGGCGGACGAAATATCACGACGGGGCGCACGCGTCCGGCGGATCCTCACGATGCCCGACGATCGGACGGCGATCGCGGATCGGGTCCGTGCGTGGACAGACGCGTACGACGCGGTGATCGTCACCGGCGGACTCGGCGGCACCCACGACGACGTGACTGCCGACGCCATCGCCGACGCGTTCGACCGCGAGCTGGCCGTTCGCGAGGAGGTTCACGAGGCCGTCCTCGAGACGGTCGCCGCCTACCGCGATGCGAACCCCGACCTCGTCGAGGCACACGAGCTGGATATCGACGTCACCGCGTGGGCGTCGCTTCCCGAGGGCGCGCGATACGTCCCGAACGACGACGGACTCTGTCCGGGGTTCGTCCTGGAGAACGTGTACGCGATGCCGGGCGTCCCGAGCGAGGTGCGGGCCGTCTTCGGCCGCGTGGCCGACGAGTTCGCCGGCGACGAGGTGGCTCGTACGCTGTACACGCCACAGCCCGAGGGGTCGATGGTCGGGGCGCTCGACGGCGCCCGCGACCGCTTCGCTGTCGCGATCGGGAGCTATCCCGACACCGAGGGCCACAACCGGCTGACGGTCCGCGGCGACGACCCCGACGCCGTCGACGAGGCGTTCGAGTGGCTCGCCGAGCGTGTCGAGACGGTCGAGGAGTGATTTACGACGAGGCCGGGGCGGGAGTTCGCCGCCCCGTCGAAGCCTGACCGGTTACATTCGCGTCAGCGCGTATTCAAGTCGCTCCAGCGCGTGGGTCATGGCAATGGCATCTGTCACGCCCACACTGGGCATCCACCACGTCACCTGTGTCGCCGGCGACCCGCAACGAAACATGGACTTCTGGGTCGAGACGCTCGGCCTGCGACTCGTGAAGCGGTCGATCAACCAGGACGACCCCGGCACGTACCACTTCTTCTTCGCCGACGCGGAGGGAACGCCCGGAACCAGCATGACGTTCTTCCCGTGGGAGAACCTCTCCCAGGGGAAGGTCGGGTCCGGCCAGGTGTCGCGGACCGCGTTCCGCGTCCCCGAGGGGAGCCTCGATTACTGGGAGGACCGGTTCGACGAGTTCGGCGTCGACTACGACGAGCGCGTCGACCGCTTCGGCGAGACGGTCCTGCCCTTCCGCGACCCGGACGGGCTCCCGGTCGAGTTGGTCGAAGTCGATATCCCGGAGGACGACCCGACGGTGCCGTGGACCGAATTCGTCCCCGCCGATCACGCCATCCGCGGCTTCCATTCGGTGACGCTGTGGCTCGCGAACCCCGACTCGACGATGGACCTGCTGCGGACGATGGGCTTGGAGGAGGTCGGTACGGAGGAGTCGCCGGGTGACACCCCCGGCGACGAGCGGACGCGCTTTGCGGCCGCCGGGGAAGTCGGCAAGTACGTCGACGTGCTCCCGACCGTTCAAGCGGGCCGACAGGGACACGGAACCGTCCACCACGTCGCGTTCCAGACGCCGACCGACGACGACCAGTCGGCGATGCGGTCGGCCGTCCAGGGAGAGGGCCTGCGGCCGACCCAGCAGATCGACCGTCACTGGTTCCGCTCGGTGTACTTCCGCGAGCACAACGGCGTGCTGTTCGAACTGGCGACGAGCGACCCCGGCTACGACAGCGACGAGCCGCTCGACGACCTCGGCGGCCGGCTTGTCTTGCCGGGCGAATTCGAGGCACGTCGCGACGAGATCGAAGCACAGCTCACGGACGTGACGGTGCCGCGGGCCGAAGCCGCCGAGACGGC from Halobaculum magnesiiphilum includes these protein-coding regions:
- a CDS encoding DUF7542 family protein encodes the protein MSTAVLVRCDECSYEETFGSLRAARTALDEHERETAHTVDWYIGGLPPGVERAGDDAGVCGREGCANPDSPLLDREGARSTGPDATRE
- a CDS encoding DUF7344 domain-containing protein; translation: MTGDRFDSEGESLARKSAAPLVPQRTVCPDFVFEALNDRRRRVVCRMLAEEGDQDVTRLAASVAASERQLASPAESVDRCEQLYTALYHQHVPKLASMKVISFDREEGTVSPGERFGPVVDALGAVETALDCSDAVERGRMDG
- a CDS encoding HalOD1 output domain-containing protein, which codes for MDESGAPTDVPARVTWRDREWTRTARRRYDPEASADLSNVIAATIADAGDVVPTGLPGPPLYECIDIDAVTRFVENGGNPGAGRRDSVRFGHDGSLVEVRADGWVSVFAPIDDAD
- a CDS encoding competence/damage-inducible protein A, whose protein sequence is MNVAIVTVGDEVLAGETTNTNASWLADEISRRGARVRRILTMPDDRTAIADRVRAWTDAYDAVIVTGGLGGTHDDVTADAIADAFDRELAVREEVHEAVLETVAAYRDANPDLVEAHELDIDVTAWASLPEGARYVPNDDGLCPGFVLENVYAMPGVPSEVRAVFGRVADEFAGDEVARTLYTPQPEGSMVGALDGARDRFAVAIGSYPDTEGHNRLTVRGDDPDAVDEAFEWLAERVETVEE
- a CDS encoding nucleotidyltransferase family protein; the protein is MTDRAELPVVDPDELGLSGDARETADRPTVGGVVLAAGTSSRFGDENKLLAQINEKPLVRHAVGTLVDSGLDPVVVVTGYEAAAVGAAVDAGPVSVVTTPEYTEGQSASVRAGANAMADAQVDAAVFLPGDMPFVDPSTVRALVDAYVAGAGDALASAYRGRRGNPVLFDRRHFDALRALEGDVGGREVLIGSDDAALVAVADRGVRIDIDTKATLRDHR
- a CDS encoding ring-cleaving dioxygenase is translated as MASVTPTLGIHHVTCVAGDPQRNMDFWVETLGLRLVKRSINQDDPGTYHFFFADAEGTPGTSMTFFPWENLSQGKVGSGQVSRTAFRVPEGSLDYWEDRFDEFGVDYDERVDRFGETVLPFRDPDGLPVELVEVDIPEDDPTVPWTEFVPADHAIRGFHSVTLWLANPDSTMDLLRTMGLEEVGTEESPGDTPGDERTRFAAAGEVGKYVDVLPTVQAGRQGHGTVHHVAFQTPTDDDQSAMRSAVQGEGLRPTQQIDRHWFRSVYFREHNGVLFELATSDPGYDSDEPLDDLGGRLVLPGEFEARRDEIEAQLTDVTVPRAEAAETAESEADD
- a CDS encoding molybdopterin molybdotransferase MoeA gives rise to the protein MSDPVDRETAVSRLRSWFRSHDPAGTAAQIGAAEIAGRTVAEPVVAPADVPARPFATMDGFALASDDTQPRPVEGGVAPEDDPEGLTAGAAVRIATGAPLPDGADAVVPVEASTVVDGALTTDAPAPGTNVFPSGATAAAGDTLFEAGERLSPRHASLLADVGIDRVAVRPRRSAAVLATGTEIAAGEQPDRDSAMLANVLRRWGCDPAVLDPVPDDAGRVADAIAEAADRFDFVVTAGGTSVGAGDHVGAALADTDRLGGDLLFDAVALRPGRPTTAAVVDGTLVCAFPGKPLAAHKAATLVLRPAMTGEHGTATVSATAASFVDLPDGPGAYAVPVHLRDGRAVPAGQGTDSASLYETRFRPGRVSSSTRCTLADGLAVREEPIERGEPVAVTPYEVIE